Within the Miscanthus floridulus cultivar M001 chromosome 17, ASM1932011v1, whole genome shotgun sequence genome, the region GACGGTGGCGCGACTGCTCCGGTGAACTAGGGCACCTAAGGACCTAACCGGCTAGCGAgtgagcatcagtagactaccgtggacctagccGAGGTAACGGTTGGAGAAGAGGGTGATGGAGAAGGGCTAGCCACGTGTGGCCGAGCCGTGCGGCAGCGCACCGTGGTGGCACGGTCGCGTCAATGATGACGGGGAGGTGGTAGCGGTTTGGCTAAGGCGCACAAGGTGAAGACGGAGTCAAGGCgatgctagtggtgcaggtgaattgatTCGGAATGGGCGGTAGGAGGGCTACCCTCGACCATGGCCGAGCACGGCCTTAATAGAACGACGATggggaaaactccaaattggagcttgaccTTCCACCCGGCCAACCAACCCAAGAACGTGTCGCGCACGAAAtttaaagcacctataacaactaaaTGGTTGTTCTTgagcctaaaccatcttcaccatactcAAGAGAGCATATCaggctaccaacccgagctaaaacacgacaccatctcttaactcgatttcacaaaataaattgccaaacatggcattgtcttgttgtatatatatacttaaatttgatttcaagtttcatttttaggctattagaaatgttagctggcaatattatttttccaccataagtattttattgtcatctacaaagttcatactccaaactttatttaagtgccaaatatatgttctatagtatttttattcaataaaaaatagttttaaaccctactttaTATACATGAGTTGTGTAATAGCTTcgcatttaatatttttattgatcatcttaagttacaaaaatgttatctacacattccatcacatatattatcacataaacatgatgctcatgacatgatttggtaaattgtttagggcgtaacaccgagggtgttacagtcgtCGGCGGTGACCACCGACGTGATGCTTCACAGGGAGGCGACTGGCATGGACCCGCTGGCGCCGCCACCCTGCCCGGCCTGAGTGCTAGGGTTTCATGGAGCACAGCAGCAGGCACGGGATGGCGAGAGAAGGCAGCGCCGTGGGGCAGTGATGCCGGCGGCCACTGGCATGTCCTGCTcgcgcggaggagttgccggcggCGGCCACCTGCCGAGGCATGGACACGGTGGCGCGCCGCAGCCCACGCGCGTCGTCGCGTCCCGTGAGCACCTCGCACGGTGAGGAGGCGGCATGGTTTCGACCGGCAGGACGCgacccgaggaggaggaggaggaggaagaagaggatgaggaggaggaggtaggatTTCGTGTATCGCACGCGGAATGTCTGGAGGAGGCAGCGCCGGGTAAGTCGCGGCGGCGGCCACCGGTGGGGCCCAGCCACGTGGATCCGTGTCTGGGGACGGCCACCGACAGGGGCACACGCGGCGCTACGTCGCGTGCTGAGGGCGCCGCCCGCGTGCTTTTTTTTTGCgtcgagagagagagggagagagagggaagaggagagagagagaggagaagtgtGTGGAAGCTGAACCAGAATCTGGCTGATATATTTGGCTGACCGGATCCGGAGCAGAAGCCAGGGAAGGTAGAAAGAAGGTGTGGAGAAGTCGATAAAGGTAAAGAGAATCAGAAGGAGCCGCTTCCGGTAAAATCCTATTGAAGGGATCTGGACCATCCCATGCGGGATCAAATGGCGGGAAGAAATTCGGGTGACATGGACGCGGTTTCTGGCCAAGAATTTCATGGTAAATATAGGGGTAAATATGAATATGAATATATATCGGTGGCCACCCCTGCCGGCGCCTGCTGCCCACCGCAATCCAAATAAGCTGCCCTGCTCATCATCGAGAAGGCAAGGCCCGGGTGTTCACATGTCAGTTGTAAAGGTGGCTTACGAAACCTGTGAAGTTACTGTGAACCAGGCAGACGTTAAACTGCAGAATGACGACTAATCAAACAGAATTTTTAGCgaacaaacagtatttttttttcttacaatATTTTCACATAAAATTTGGCCTACGACGATGCTTACGCTCAAAATTGTGAGTGCTGAAGTAGCGCAACAAAGTTTACAACTGCCGAGATAGCCCAGCTCAGCCGGTCAGCCCCATACTGCAAACTCCAAAAATTCTAACGAACGAACCCATAACGACCCACAAGAGCCCAACTTACTTACTAATCACAATCCTCTTAAGAAAACCTGGGCCAGATAACAGAAAAGGCCCGGAAAGGAGAATGAAACAATCTCAGCCCAGCCCAGTATCCTCCGGCCGCGAAGCCACCTCCGCGTCGCCTATATAAAGGCTCCACTCCGCTAGGGTTTCCCCTCGGTAGCAGCCGGTTCACTTCTACAGGTAAGGGAAGCCTCCCCCTCCCgcaataaaaaaaaaaaaaaaggctccccctttccccgccgccgccgccgccgccgttctgAAACCTAGCCTCTCTCTCCTTGCGTACGCGCTCATCTCCGCTTGTTTGTGTGCGCGCACAGGAAAGGGTTGGTCCTCATGGCGCCGCCGCAGCCGAAGTCGGGCCTCTTCGTGGGCATCAACAAGGGCCATGTCGTCACCAAGCGCGAGCTGCCTCCACGCCCGTCCCACCGCAAGGGGGTAAGCGAACTTTCAACTTTTTTAGGGTCATCATGTTGATCTCGCGGGTGGTAGTGTTGTTGTGATTAGGTGTGGATGTTGTGGGTTTAGGATGCAGAGAAGGTCTTACTAGTTGATGGTTTGTGCTCTGTAACTTTCGCTTTATAGGGTTGTCTAGGATGTGTGTGTGTGACTAGGATCATGCTTGCTACTCGTATGCAAGAATCTGAGGATTAGTTGTGTTTTTAATCTTGTCCTTGTTCATTTTTCCAATTCGACAAAACACAGTTTGATGGATCTGCAATACTAGTTGAGGAGCTCCACTTTACTTTATGCAGATGGAAGGTTTGATTGCTGACGATAGTGTAAGACATGTTTATCTACATGTTTTAGTAGAAATTTGTTTCTAAAGTTTTTTTGTGAATGTGAAGTTTGCCTGTTGTTTCTCATATATTGAATTTGTTGCCATGTGCCCTACCAAATACTGAGATATTCGCTTTCATTTATTTAACTTGTAAAAGCCTATGATTTAGTGTCTGCACTTGTAAATGGCTAGTACAAGTAGTGTGTGTTCCTATGTGATAGATTTACTGTGTCCTCTGTTCTAAGTTCATGTGGTATGCAGAAAGCAACGAAGAGGGTGTCCATGGTCAGGGGCCTGATCAGAGAGGTTGCTGGGTTTGCTCCGTATGAGAAGCGTATCACTGAGCTTCTGAAGGTTGGCAAGGACAAGCGTGCTCTGAAGGTCGCCAAGAGAAAGCTTGGAACTCACAAGAGGGcaaagaagaagagagaggagaTGGCGGGTGTCCTCAGGAAGATGAGGTGTGTAAATGTGAAACTTTGTTGTGATAAAACTAGAATACTGCTTGGTGGCCTGTCTTTTTTTTCCTGCAGATGCTTTTGCATGTGTCAGTTGCTTCTGCTAATTTGTTGCATAATTTTGATTTACTCTTCAACGATTGTTATTTCATTAATGCACATCAATTTAAGTTCTGCATATTGATCCTGCCATTTGCATTACCTGGTAATGAGTTTGTGTATAGATGACTAGTGCTTATTGATTGTGCGCATTGTGTTATAGTATCCTAATCTTGTCTGATCTGCTTATATATACATGTCTTGTTTTTCTACTATCTGGTCAGTTGTATATTTTTGTCTATTTAGTGGACACTATCATTGGaccattgtatcttatagaaaTGGATTCTATGTTGGCacttaataatatgtttgaattGTTTCATAGCATTGTTCGTATTAGCATCTTCATGTTGGCTTAATAGAAGAGATCCTCCTTTATGCTGCATAACTATCAGTATTAACTGAATTTTCTGTTGGTATCTGCAGATCGGCTGGTACGCACACTGACAAGAAGAAATAGAACATTTCAAGTTCATGAAGCTGGCGGCCAGATTCTGTTCCAGTGTCTGTTTTTTCCTACCTGTAGTACCTAATAGACATGTCAAAGTATCTGTCAGCGAAATATTGTGTTGTTAGTCATGTATCGGACCACCTCTTGGGATTTTGCTCCAACTTACAATGCATCCATGCTTTGTTAATCTTTTGCTGTTTTTTAATCTTTTCCTTTGGTTTTTCACTTTTTCTCATGGTTACTTTCTTCCACTATCGCGTATTGTGTGCTAATCAGCCTGAGAATCTTATTATATAAATACCAGCAAAGCTATTATCAGAATAATATGCCTGCTAGGCAAATCAGTCTCCCAATCCCACCTGGGCTCCGATTCCTCTCCCGGCAGTGGTGCGATAGTGGCTGGCTGCTTCATTGCCAATCAATGGTGCAGGTTGCGATGACAACTGATTGTCAGGGAAAGAGTAATTCTTCCTCAAGCACAGGCCAAGAGGTCACACAACTGGCGGTTTACAGAGCGGCAGAGAAGAGTGTCCAAAGGGCACACAGCTGGCGGTTTACAGAGCGGCAGAGAAGAGTGTCCAACTGGCTCTGCGCATCAACAAGAGATCTAGAGTTCCAGCGTGGAGAGATCACCGAGAAGTGCACCGTCTTTGAATATGGATTAGCCTGCAGTATTACAGCTTTACTGCTTATTCCCCAACCGATGATGAGCTGTTCTTTTCTGTGGAAATGGATGCCAATCTTGAGAACGAGCTCCATGTTTACCAGTGCTGCACCtgcacaattgggttttgttcaTATGGCTGTTGCATAGGCTGTCTGAATCAAATAGCTGCGGTTACTCATCCAAGTAGTGACATGTTCATTGGCGGGCATGAGAGCTTTGGTGGTGGGTTCTATACTGACAGCGGGAGTCATGATAACTAATTTATCTAGGATCTTCTAAGAGTGTTTGAGTCATTCATTTGTATGTGTCATACTCCATTCGTTTTAAACTACAAGTCATTCTGGTTTTTCTATGTATGATACACGCTATATTTAGACACAGATTTTACTATGTACCTAAAAAACTAAAAATAACTTAGAATTTAAAACGAAAAGAGTATTTTTGACAGACCAGGGAACTTGATCATATTATTCCTTGATGTTATATTCTTGGTACCTAGTTTTCACTCACTAGATTATTCATCCGTTAATTGATGGATGTCATAAACATTTTCGCCCTGTGATACTATTTAGTATTTACTCTCTTCCTTTCCGAAACGTGTGGATTTTTTTTTACTAAATAGTTTGTCCTTCACTCGTTGGGGTGGCAACAGCCCCATTtttatgttttctttttcttttacctCTGTTTTTGTTAGGtcacttcttcttcttttcaagtaCTCTTTCTTCACCTAAAATGGTTCGGTAAATCTCTTGCCGTTCTTTAGAAGAACTAAGCCATCCTTGCAGGCCGGCAGGTTTTGTCGCAAGGGCTGATCAAAAGAGTTGGCAATGGAACCTCGACACATATCTGGCGAGATCGGTGGCTCCCGAATCATTTTGGGGGTCGACCTCTCACGCCAGAGGAGGGACAACCGGTGTCAATGGTGGCCGAGCTGTTGTCAGAAAATGGACAGTGGAATGAAGATTTTATCAAGCAGTCCTTCATACCGGTAGATGCTGCTGCTATCTTGCGTACCCCGGCGCCGATCCAATATGGAGATGTCTGGGCATGGGAACCGGAGAGGCATGGTGTTTACTTTGTCACGTCTGCTTACAGATTACTAGACATGGCACGCATCAGGGATGATGTGGTGCCTGCGGCAAGTGTCTCAGAAAATTCAGTATGGAGGAAAATATGGAAGTTGAAGGTGCTGCCAAAAATCAGGGTATTCTGGTGGCGTGTGGTCCATGAGTTTCTTCCGACTCGTCAAATTCTACACCGTAAGCATGTGGAACCAATTGCGAATTGCGAGATGTGTGGTGCAGAGGCAGAGTCAATCAGACACATCTTGTTGGAATGTTCGATTGCCAAGGCGTTCTGGGAGCAAACGAAAATTGCCACTGGCGTCAAGCTTCCAACCCTGCATCAGGAGACTTGGGCGCAGGTTCTGGTAGAAGGAAGGGCGGGCTCGGAGCGAGATCAGACAACGATCATCATTGGCAGGAACGCGCTCTGGATGCAGCGAAATAGACGAAGACATGGGGAGATGTTGCCGCCGATTCGAGTGGCTGTACAATGGGCGGCAGACTTGGCTTTTGATCTAAGACAGGCGACCCATTCTCAGTCGTCAGTGACAGAGCCGAGAGCAGTACCTAGGTGGGAACGACCACCTCTGGGCTGGATCAAATGCAACACGGATGGCGCCTTCTATGAACAAACAGGGCAAGGTGCTACAGGTGCGGTACTGCGTGATGGTGCTGGGGCGTTCATCAGGGGCAGCGCCAAGTGGTATGATCATTGCCTCGACGCCCTCACCTTGGAAGCCATCGCTTGTCGGGATGGGCTGGCCTTATCGGTTCAGTCAGAAGTCCGAAAGATTTGGCTAGAAACTGACTGCCAACAAATGGTGCAGCTATGGCAGGCAGGGACTAACCAGAGATCGACTATCTCAACAATCCTACAGGAGATCCGGGAGCTGAGCTTACTCTTTCATGATTTTAAGCTTTCTTTTGTTTCTAGAGATTGTAATAAGGTAGCAGATGTATTAGCTAAACAGGTCACAGGCGACACACGAGCTGGGTGGTGGACTTATGCCCCAGCTTATGTGCTGGACCTGTTGTCCTCATATTGTAATCCTGCTCCCCCTGATGAATGAATCTCCCTGagcgcaaaaaaaaaagaaaaaagaaaaaaaaagagtgatGACATAGGGGATTATGGCATAGTGCCATATGAATATGATATGGCATCGCATGCCCTCCAACTTTAATCACCAACAATGCCCACCCGCCACTTTACACCACAAACACATATACTAGTGCAGCCATCACTCAAAAAACTGGTGAGCATAAAGAGATGTTTACCATAGCTATTTACCATGTTACAGAAATACGGTGAGCATTCCCTCGAAAAAAAACCCAATGAGCATAAAGAGATGTTTACCATGTCACATGGAACTAGGCGAGGACCTACCCGGCGCGGCGGCGCCTATGTGGCAGGAGCACTGGGAGAATGGCACGGAGAGGGGTACGAAAGGAGGTGGAATAGAGGTTGTAGATGGGGGCAAAGATTAAACTGCTACTGCTTGGTTGTAGGGAGGGTTTTATTGTTTAGGTGATGGATCGCAATTTACAAAACTCaagggattttttttttaaaaaaaagaactaTACATGTCCTTTAGCTTTAAAACTTTTACCAATTTGATCGCTATATAAAAGCTACATCCTATGTTATAAAAAAGAACTACTACATTCGTTCTGAAAagaatatactccctccgtcccacatTAAACGCACCTTTACCGTTTAATTTTTTCCCAAAATAAACGGTCGCTATAGGGTCTCAGAACTGGCAGAGAGCAGTAGCTGGCAGCTGCAACTGGCTGTGGACCAAACCGATGAAATAAAAAATCgacataaaaaaatatgaaaactcTCTCGTCCACTCATTCACCAGGCTTCCAGAACCCACTCTAGAACCCACTCCGTGGCTTCTTGATCATCCCTTCCCGTCTACAGCACTGGTGTGAGAGCGCTCCTTCCACTATCCACTCGTTCGCATGCGCATCTCTTCCTCCGCCGCACCGTCCACTCGTCCCCCTTTCCCTCCCATTCGATCAGTTCCGTGCCGCTACGTAGGGGCTAGGCCCCGTTGGCGCGACGCCACCGCTGAGCAGGGTCTAGGCCCCGTCGGCGCGACGCCACCGCTGTGCAGGGGcttcccgacgccaccgccacGGACGGGCTCTGCTACGCTGTCGCGCAGAGGCTGGACATCGCCACGGCGTCACCATGCAGGAGTTTCGCGCCGCCATCGCGCAGGCGCAGCGGCTGGACCTCGCCAGGCCGCCACTGTGCACGGGTTCCGCGCCGCCGTCGCGCAGTGGCTGGACCTCGCAACACCACCACATGGGCTCAGCTCCGGCCTATGGAGCCCCGGCCCGACTGCCACGGCAACGCGACTGGCGCTTGACAGAGGGGCTCGGCTCCGGCCGGCGAGAGCCACGGCAAcgcgggcgcgcgcgggcggAAAGAGCTCGTCCTCGTCGGCACGGAAGACGGAGGCAACGCCTGACGTCGATGGTGGCATGCGGCCTGGACGCCCATGGTGGCCAGGGGGCGGAGCCGACACGCCGGCGGCGGCCAGAGAAACAGAGAGCTGTGGGAGAGCGCGAGGGAGTGGTGTGGTGGGACGGGTCACGGGAGGATGTATTGGGGCTGATATTTGCAAGGGCATTTCTGTAATTTCACATACACATTGGTTTGCGTGTCCAGGGCTAGACGTGCAAATATtattggacggagggagtaattatGAGTTGCATGCCACGAAAAGTGATTCACATTTGATCATTCACAATTAtgtctt harbors:
- the LOC136517478 gene encoding large ribosomal subunit protein eL36x-like; its protein translation is MAPPQPKSGLFVGINKGHVVTKRELPPRPSHRKGKATKRVSMVRGLIREVAGFAPYEKRITELLKVGKDKRALKVAKRKLGTHKRAKKKREEMAGVLRKMRSAGTHTDKKK